CCAGCCACTCAAAATGCTTCAAAATGAACCCTTGTTTTCCTTAAAGGATGAGACTGGAACTTTTAAATGTCCACATGCACTATTAGGTCATCACACCATCTCAGGACACATCAGCATCTGTCCTCTACAGAGACTGAAAATCTACTCTAATTAAATaagtactcacattgaattatatagagtACTCAAGTTAGTTACTCgcaaaaaacaattgagacacaaccagtgaagtgatcccgactggtcctggctaacggcgccatgctaacatgctataactgctaacgttaccagaggaccaggcaagcgggccatgGCTGTTTACAACCACCATGACAGACGTATGACAGAAACCACAAGTTTGACTTCCTCATAATGGAAACTTAAACTTACTAACTTAAATTTAACTTGTTGCAAAACAActgtgtagcctgttcagtggCCGTAGCTGACCAACGGTGagtcattttaagccaagaaaggGTGGCTGTAAGTCACTATTTATAAAGTAGCAGGATTAGCTACAGTATACTGTGGTATGTATAggcatgtacagtatgaatTTATGAGTGCTGTGCTGGTTCAACAGGTAGGTCTATTGACTAACCATAATCAGAATATTGCTGTGATGTTAAAACCAGCATGATATCTTTGAAAACATAGGATGGCCTGGAGGTAGCCAGGCAGACCAGGTGGCTGGTATTACATCTATGTGTGCCCACCATTGAGCCCTTGAGCAAAGCCCTGAATCCCCAAACTGCTCCAGACCCTGCGCTGTAACCCCTCCAAAAATGCATTGGTGTGTGTATCAGAATCTCAAAGGGATATGCGAAGAGATACATTTCAACTGCCATGTGTTGATTGACTAATAAAGCATCTTAAAGCCCCAACCTGGCCTGACACACCAAGGCGACCGTCGTCTGCCTTTTTTTTGTCAGCCGTCGTCATGAGGAAATCTGATTGAAAAACGGTAGTGAGGAAAGAGCTCACACAAAAGAGGCTCTTGCCATCTCACCatcatctcatctgatcaaGCCAAAACacatagggctgtcaaaactggTCATAAATGACGATCGaatgttccttctaaaaaaaCACACGTTCAAACGATTGCAATAACTATTTTTGTACATTGTGTCCATCATATGGCAAACGTACAACAAGATatacataactacttgtgtaATGTTGGGTATATTTATTACaacaataacatgtcttttaaaagatctagatacctacattttacaaaataaaataacgtTAATAAACTAATATCCTATACCGTGAAATTTAATATAAAGATCGTAATGttagacctctctctctctctgcaccatCTATACACCGCTAAACAACTAGCCCCCAGTCTAGTCGTTGTTTCTCATCGTTTAATGCTTATTTGCATAAacgatggatgtattaagagatcACAGGAGATGTAAtcattatgtcgtgctactagctaaacgcctcttcaacattgcgtggaggTTTGGGACAGTGCCTAAGGAGTCCGAAGGCAGTccagggtggtggttcccctgttcaaaaagggggaccagagggtgtgtgccaattgcAGGGTTATCACaattctcagcctccctggtaaagtctactccaaggtggccgatagtcgaacctcagattgaagaggTACAATATgattccgtcctggtcatggaacaacggaccagctgttcactctcgcaaggatcctggaggaggcctgggagtatgcccggcatccggtctacatgtgttttgtggatctggagaaggcgtatgatcGGGTCCCTCTGGAGATATTGTGgaaggtgctgcgggagtatggggctcccttctcagggccatccaatctctgtacgaccaaagcgagagctgtgttcgggtttctcggcagtaagtcaaacttgtttcaggtgagggtaAAAATTGGCGCAAAATTGGGGGCGATATTACATTcactttatcgcaccgttgtgatgaaaagagagctgagccagaaggcaaagctctcgatcaacaggtcaattttcgttcctaccctcacctatggtcattaAGGCTGTGTCATGACTGAAAGACATTGCAATTCCACCGTTggccgctaagcccatggttgcATCAAAGCATGGCGCTGTTCCTGGGTCTTGAAGCTAACAGTTCTTAGCAGTAGGCCGTTcggtccctctgtctgtcttcgTCCCCACTAGTTCTTGGCCATCTGCTTGGTGTGTCATCTTAAACGTAAGACCACTAGCCTTAGATGGTTTGTTTAAATGTTGTTCCACATGCTTCAGTtaactcattttttttttattttagcccAATCACTAAGTTGCAGTGCATTGATCTCTCTGGGCCACCGTACTATACCGTTGCTAACGCTGCCAGTTTATGAATGCTTTTGTCATGAATGAAGTTGTAAATCACATATAATTGTTGGATATTTTGAACAAATTGCCTTCTCTGCAACCCAAGTTTGATGGTTAACAAATCTGCACACTGACTTAAATTCAAATGCAATAAAACCACCAGATCAATTTTGGAGAATAAACCCATCTTTTGCTCTTTATAGGTTGTTACAGACTAAACCATCATTTACTTGTTACTTTTTATTTGAGAATCTGATATTTCATTTGGAGAAGCAGGCTAATGACCTTATGATCCTGTTTAAACCCCgatgactacgtttacatgcacatgatACAaagttttttgcccttattccaaaaaagacgatattccaaCTAAGCTGCAAAATACGATTTTACGAAGTTTTCCAGCGGTGGCAGACTTGTtcgaccgtgcgaacacagcctccctcttttattccttcaaccagcttcttaaaaaggtcggcgtagcgacGTTTGCgtatatccaaaaacctgttgatatctaagtctttgataatgtttaaacgtagctgtgtttttccttcttatcgggtctgcagccttccAAACGGttagctggttggtttgtgtacagcaaccataggaccacagagctgaccatgagccttaaacaggcaagaggccgtaaactgcgcataaactgcggtaaaaaccccGATTGAGATGCATATTCCAAATGCACCGtttacatgtccaaagaatgcctctaaaacctgaataatacaggaatatcccacgtcttattcggaatatccatcCGGAATATGcggtttacatgacctgtatcaaattcgtaATATTATCATATTTGGATAGcagaatattggtgtgcatgtaaacactcACTGATAAACACTGGTGACAGATTTGAGGGTAATGAGGAAAACCCAAGGTTAAACCGATACATCCAATCATTGATTTTAAATTTCAAGATTTAAAAGTAGAATGTAAACACTGCTGGTACTGCATATATATTCTGCCAAACTTGACATGTAATGTTTACTGGTGCAGCAATTTGCCAAACTAACTTCCTTATCAGTACACAATCAGACTTAAGGATGTTTTTCATTCTTACAaccgccaaaaaaaaaaacaaacagacaacttTATGTTACAGGAAATTTATTTCAAACCAACTTCACATTTTTTTGGAATGACAATTTCAGTGGAATGCATTTAATTTGAAGCAACCGTTTCCTGTTTAACTAGTGCTTTGTCCTTTTCAATAATCCTCTTCCTCACCCTCTGATGAACTCCAAACCAACCTGCCTATGTCCTCTCTGGCCCTTCCTATCACATtaacattttcagttttattttgaacagCCAAGCTGGAAGTGAATAGACAAACATTTTTGGAACGTATTTGAGGAATGAAATCAATTGTTTCCTGTTTAACTAGCACCTTTTAATAttcttctccttcctcctctccctccccctcaaTAGAGTCGACTCCAACCTCCTCATAATCCTTCTCCAGAGCTGCCATGTCCTCTCTGGCCTCAGAGAACTCTCCCTCCTCCATACCCTCACCCACATACCAGTGAACAAAGGCACGCTTAGCGTACATCAGATCAAACTTGTGGTCAAGCCGAGCCCAGGCCTCTGCAATAGCAGTGGTGTTGCTCAGCATGCACACAGCCCTCTGGACCTTGGCCAGGTCTCCACCAGGAACTACAGTGGGCGGCTGGTAGTTGATGCCCACCTTGAAACCAGTGGGGCACCAGTCCACAAACTGGATGGAACGTTTGGTTTTAATGGTGGCAATGGCAGCATTTACATCTTTGGGCACCACATCACCACGATACAAAAGGCAGCAGGCCATGTATTTGCCGTGGCGAGGGTCACATTTCACAAATTGATTTGCTGGTTCGAAGCAGGCAGTTGTGATTTCTGCCACTGTTATCTGCTCATGGTAAGCCTTCTCAGCAGAGATGACAGGGGCGTAGGTGGCCAGAGGGAAGTGGATACGGGGATATGGCACCAAGTTGGTCTGGAACTCTGTCAGATCAACATTGAGGGCCCCGTCGAAACGAAGGGAAGCAGTGACGGAGGACACAATCTGGCTGATCAACCTGTTGAGGTTTGTGTAAGAAGGACGCTCAATATCGAGGTTCCTACGGCAGATATCGTAGATGGCCTCGTTGTCTACCATGAAAGAACAGTCAGAGTGCTCCAGGGTGGTGTGGGTGGTCAGGATTGCGTTGTAGGGCTCCACCACAGCGGTGGACACCTGGGGAGCTGGGTAGACGGAAAACTCCAGCTTGGACTTCTTGCCGTAGTCGACAGACAGACGCTCCATCAGCAGGGAGGTGAAACCAGAGCCGGTGCCACCTCCGAAGCTGTGGAAAACCAGGAAGCCCTGAAGGCCGGTGCACTGGTCAGCCtgttgacagagagagagacagtgagataCAGTTATGTCATTTGAAAATCAGAGCAAAATTAGCAATGGATCCCTCCTGATATCAAGCTACCCACCAGTTTGCGGATCCGGTCCAGCACCAGGTCGATGATCTCTTTGCCGATGGTGTAGTGTCCACGGGCGTAGTTGTTGGCAGCATCCTCCTTGCCGGTGATCAGCTGCTCAGGGTGGAACAGCTGGCGGTAGGTCCCAGTGCGCACCTCATCTGAAGAGACCGATTCGATCAGAGCGTTTGACATAAgggtaacatttttttttttaacctggaccctattttcctaggTTTGTGTGTAAGTAACTGATATgaagaacaatctttgaaattggtccagtattgagcggaAACATTGTAATCGGCAGCCGgggaaccgggctgcaatgtaatcctatagggcaaatgtgcattgtcaatTTATGTCCACTAAAAGAGCTGCTTTTGTGTCTGactacattatggaaaggatccctacagagagaccttttttttaaaagtagaatcctttttgtttaaccagaaacagctcagagatcgctaaacccaccagactgcatttaaataaacaagaaTGTAAatagccagcatatttccacatgtaaaatcggtaaactatgtgtttatttcaaccaaaccagagcgGCGATTGTTGTAAAGTAGAAAGACAAACCAAAACGACTTTccagttttattttatctttgaatgaagtgtattttacgataatTACTgtactgtttgtttacatggAGTTTATCGATAGCAAAATTCAGagatgttattaaaaaaaaaaaaaaaaaggatcttaatgtttaacaaaaaggtctatctctgtagggatcctttccttAAGGTTGTCAGAAActtaataataatctgagcctgtcagtggcaaaaacagctcTTTCgtggacgtaaattgaaggtgcgcattaaagatgcagtaggtaagacttataaaactaactttctgtcatatttgcagAAACTGAGCCCAGGTTCGAGTATAACTACTTGAAGCAGGTAAGGCAaaggctaagtcctggatcttcacagtcctacctacagcacctttaacttacattgtagcttgttttgctgaCTGCAGCGGTCATGCTTAATACTGAACCAATGTAAaatattgttgttccca
The genomic region above belongs to Sander lucioperca isolate FBNREF2018 chromosome 12, SLUC_FBN_1.2, whole genome shotgun sequence and contains:
- the LOC116059515 gene encoding tubulin alpha-1B chain-like isoform X1, which encodes MLQISVFLQRECISVHVGQAGVQIGNACWELYCLEHGIQPDGQMPSDKTIGGGDDSFTTFFSETGAGKHSPRAVFVDLEPTVIDEVRTGTYRQLFHPEQLITGKEDAANNYARGHYTIGKEIIDLVLDRIRKLADQCTGLQGFLVFHSFGGGTGSGFTSLLMERLSVDYGKKSKLEFSVYPAPQVSTAVVEPYNAILTTHTTLEHSDCSFMVDNEAIYDICRRNLDIERPSYTNLNRLISQIVSSVTASLRFDGALNVDLTEFQTNLVPYPRIHFPLATYAPVISAEKAYHEQITVAEITTACFEPANQFVKCDPRHGKYMACCLLYRGDVVPKDVNAAIATIKTKRSIQFVDWCPTGFKVGINYQPPTVVPGGDLAKVQRAVCMLSNTTAIAEAWARLDHKFDLMYAKRAFVHWYVGEGMEEGEFSEAREDMAALEKDYEEVGVDSIEGEGEEEGEEY
- the LOC116059515 gene encoding tubulin alpha-1B chain-like isoform X2; its protein translation is MPSDKTIGGGDDSFTTFFSETGAGKHSPRAVFVDLEPTVIDEVRTGTYRQLFHPEQLITGKEDAANNYARGHYTIGKEIIDLVLDRIRKLADQCTGLQGFLVFHSFGGGTGSGFTSLLMERLSVDYGKKSKLEFSVYPAPQVSTAVVEPYNAILTTHTTLEHSDCSFMVDNEAIYDICRRNLDIERPSYTNLNRLISQIVSSVTASLRFDGALNVDLTEFQTNLVPYPRIHFPLATYAPVISAEKAYHEQITVAEITTACFEPANQFVKCDPRHGKYMACCLLYRGDVVPKDVNAAIATIKTKRSIQFVDWCPTGFKVGINYQPPTVVPGGDLAKVQRAVCMLSNTTAIAEAWARLDHKFDLMYAKRAFVHWYVGEGMEEGEFSEAREDMAALEKDYEEVGVDSIEGEGEEEGEEY